The following proteins come from a genomic window of Mycolicibacterium rufum:
- a CDS encoding catalase has protein sequence MSDKYATTDAGAPAPSLEHSLTVGPDGPILLQDHYLLEQMANFNRERIPERQPHAKGGGAFGHFEVTHDVSAFTKAAFLQPGAQTEMVARFSTVAGERGSPDTWRDPRGFALKFYTSEGNFDMVGNNTPVFFLRDPMKFQNFIRSQKRMQANNLRDHHMQWDFWTLSPESAHQVTWLMGDRGIPKTWRHMNGYSSHTYSWINADDELFWVKYHFKTDQGIEFLTQEDGDRLAGEDGDYHQRDLFTAIEDGNFPSWTLHVQIMPFEDAKTYRFNPFDLTKVWPHSDYPLHQVGTMTLNRNVVDYHAQMEQAAFEPNNLVPGTGLSPDKMLLARGFSYADAHRHRLGVNYKQIPVNEPKVEVRAYSKDGPMRIRNVTDPVYAPNSMGGPEADPRRASEVHWASDGDMVRAASALRAEDDDWGQAGTLVREVLDDEARDRLVSNIVGHVSDGVREPVLSRVFEYWRNVDPDLGKKVEEGVRSAGS, from the coding sequence ATGTCTGACAAGTACGCGACGACCGACGCCGGGGCGCCCGCCCCCAGCCTCGAGCACTCGCTGACCGTCGGCCCGGACGGCCCCATCCTGCTGCAGGACCACTACCTGCTCGAGCAGATGGCCAACTTCAACCGGGAGCGCATCCCCGAGCGGCAGCCGCACGCCAAGGGCGGCGGCGCGTTCGGTCACTTCGAGGTCACCCACGACGTCAGCGCCTTCACCAAGGCGGCTTTCCTGCAGCCCGGCGCGCAGACCGAGATGGTCGCCCGGTTCTCCACGGTCGCCGGTGAGCGGGGCAGCCCAGACACCTGGCGGGACCCCCGCGGCTTCGCGCTGAAGTTCTACACGTCGGAGGGCAACTTCGACATGGTCGGCAACAACACCCCGGTGTTCTTCCTGCGTGACCCGATGAAATTCCAGAACTTCATCCGCAGCCAGAAGCGGATGCAGGCCAACAATCTGCGCGACCACCACATGCAGTGGGACTTCTGGACGCTGTCACCGGAATCGGCGCATCAGGTCACGTGGCTGATGGGGGACCGCGGCATCCCCAAGACGTGGCGGCACATGAACGGCTACTCCAGCCACACCTACAGCTGGATCAACGCCGACGACGAACTGTTCTGGGTGAAGTACCACTTCAAGACCGACCAGGGCATCGAGTTCCTGACCCAGGAGGACGGCGACCGGCTGGCCGGCGAGGACGGCGACTACCACCAGCGCGACCTGTTCACCGCGATCGAGGACGGCAACTTCCCGTCCTGGACGCTGCACGTGCAGATCATGCCGTTCGAGGACGCCAAGACCTACCGCTTCAATCCGTTCGACCTGACCAAGGTGTGGCCGCACAGCGACTACCCGCTGCACCAGGTCGGCACGATGACGTTGAACCGCAACGTCGTCGACTACCACGCGCAGATGGAGCAGGCCGCCTTCGAGCCGAACAACCTGGTGCCGGGCACCGGGCTGTCTCCGGACAAGATGTTGCTCGCGCGCGGCTTCTCCTACGCCGACGCGCACCGGCACCGGCTCGGCGTGAACTACAAGCAGATTCCGGTCAACGAGCCGAAGGTCGAGGTCCGCGCCTACTCCAAGGACGGGCCGATGCGCATCCGCAACGTCACCGACCCGGTCTACGCGCCCAACTCGATGGGCGGCCCCGAGGCCGATCCCCGGCGGGCGTCGGAGGTGCACTGGGCGTCCGACGGCGACATGGTGCGGGCGGCGTCCGCGCTGCGCGCCGAGGACGACGACTGGGGTCAGGCCGGCACGCTGGTGCGCGAGGTGCTCGACGACGAAGCGCGCGACCGCCTGGTGAGCAACATCGTCGGGCACGTCTCCGACGGCGTGCGCGAACCGGTGCTGTCGCGGGTGTTCGAGTACTGGCGCAACGTCGATCCCGACCTCGGCAAGAAGGTCGAGGAGGGCGTGCGCAGCGCCGGATCCTGA
- a CDS encoding DUF4185 domain-containing protein has translation MFSALLCCNAISTAHATPIELPPLQPGQVIRVGPVAGTGTPTVDYGIGATDLCEFMEFPSGILQVCGDSFAGQGVGFGGWYSPIALHVVDGSLDDPEGVRYDGVTGVDTPLLADPAPPGTSQLPAGIVEINRENYLLVTTTKDLRPQTSRLVKAEAGKGNWATVPGSRRDAAYAGGGQSQISGYYDPIPTPESPRGWVYIVANNFDRTGPVHLYRATPQTFVDRSTWQGWTPSGWGGVPAPLWNDRVGEMSVRQIDGRTVLSYFNATTGNMEIRVADNPTGLGTAPVTTVVVAAPWPDRAEDLPPPQDNRLAQPYGGYLAPGSTADAVRVFVSQWNTTPRGGNPYRVIQFAVNPLKP, from the coding sequence CTGTTCTCGGCCCTTCTGTGCTGTAATGCCATCTCGACCGCGCACGCGACTCCGATCGAGTTGCCGCCACTGCAACCCGGACAGGTGATCCGCGTCGGGCCGGTGGCCGGAACGGGTACGCCCACTGTCGATTACGGCATCGGCGCGACGGACCTGTGCGAGTTCATGGAGTTCCCGAGCGGCATCCTGCAGGTGTGTGGTGACAGTTTTGCGGGCCAGGGCGTGGGATTCGGCGGTTGGTACTCGCCGATCGCGCTGCACGTGGTCGACGGATCACTCGACGACCCGGAAGGGGTGCGCTACGACGGGGTGACCGGGGTGGACACCCCACTGCTCGCCGACCCGGCGCCACCGGGCACCTCGCAGCTGCCGGCCGGCATCGTCGAGATCAACCGGGAGAACTATCTGCTGGTCACCACGACCAAGGATCTGCGACCGCAGACTTCACGCCTGGTGAAAGCCGAAGCCGGAAAAGGGAATTGGGCGACCGTGCCCGGGTCGCGGCGCGACGCCGCCTACGCCGGCGGCGGTCAGTCGCAGATCAGCGGCTACTACGACCCGATCCCGACGCCCGAGTCGCCGCGAGGCTGGGTGTACATCGTCGCCAACAACTTCGACCGCACCGGGCCGGTCCACCTCTACCGCGCGACGCCGCAGACCTTTGTCGACCGGTCCACCTGGCAGGGCTGGACGCCGAGCGGGTGGGGCGGCGTGCCCGCACCGCTGTGGAACGACCGGGTGGGCGAGATGAGCGTGCGCCAGATCGACGGCCGCACGGTGCTGTCCTACTTCAACGCCACCACCGGCAACATGGAGATCCGCGTCGCCGACAACCCGACCGGACTGGGCACCGCACCCGTGACGACGGTCGTCGTCGCGGCGCCCTGGCCCGACCGCGCCGAGGATCTGCCACCGCCGCAGGACAACCGGCTCGCGCAGCCCTACGGGGGCTACCTCGCGCCAGGTTCCACTGCAGACGCGGTGCGCGTGTTCGTGAGCCAATGGAACACCACACCCCGCGGCGGCAACCCGTACCGGGTGATCCAGTTCGCGGTGAACCCGTTGAAGCCGTGA
- a CDS encoding aspartate-semialdehyde dehydrogenase, whose protein sequence is MVRIGLRIGIVGATGQVGQVMRKLLADRDFPATEVRLFASARSAGKKLEFRGQEIEVEDSETADPSGLDIALFSAGATMSRVQAPRFAAAGAVVIDNSSAWRKDPEVPLVVSEVNFERDAGNRPKGIIANPNCTTMAAMPVLKPLHDEAGLVRMIASTYQAVSGSGLAGVEELFGQASAVVADSRELVHDGGAVDFPAPAKYVAPIAFNVVPLAGSLVDDDSGETDEDQKLRNESRKILGIPDLAVSGTCVRVPVYTGHSLSLNVEFAEPLSVARATEILASAPGVTLVDVPTPLAAAGVDDSLVGRIRQDPGVPDGRGLALFVSGDNLRKGAALNTIQIAELLAAQL, encoded by the coding sequence ATGGTCCGTATCGGATTACGGATAGGGATTGTGGGCGCGACCGGCCAGGTCGGTCAGGTGATGCGGAAACTGTTGGCGGACAGGGACTTCCCGGCCACCGAGGTGAGGTTGTTCGCCTCGGCACGCTCGGCGGGCAAGAAGCTGGAGTTCCGCGGGCAGGAGATCGAGGTCGAGGACAGCGAGACGGCCGACCCGTCCGGGCTCGACATCGCTCTGTTCTCCGCCGGGGCGACGATGTCGCGGGTGCAGGCGCCGCGGTTCGCCGCCGCCGGCGCGGTGGTGATCGACAACTCCTCGGCGTGGCGCAAGGACCCCGAGGTGCCGCTGGTGGTCTCCGAGGTGAACTTCGAGCGCGACGCGGGCAACCGGCCCAAGGGGATCATCGCCAACCCCAACTGCACGACCATGGCCGCGATGCCGGTGCTCAAGCCGCTGCACGACGAGGCCGGTCTGGTGCGGATGATCGCCTCGACCTACCAGGCGGTGTCGGGCAGCGGCCTCGCCGGTGTCGAGGAGCTCTTCGGTCAGGCCAGCGCCGTGGTCGCCGACAGCCGTGAGCTGGTGCACGACGGTGGCGCGGTGGACTTCCCGGCGCCGGCCAAGTACGTCGCGCCGATCGCGTTCAACGTCGTGCCGCTGGCCGGCTCGCTGGTCGACGACGACTCCGGGGAGACCGACGAGGACCAGAAGTTGCGCAACGAGAGCCGCAAGATCCTGGGCATACCCGACCTCGCGGTGTCCGGCACCTGCGTGCGCGTGCCGGTGTACACCGGGCACTCGCTGTCGCTGAACGTCGAGTTCGCCGAACCGCTGTCGGTGGCGCGCGCCACCGAGATCCTGGCCTCCGCGCCGGGCGTGACGCTGGTCGACGTGCCCACTCCGCTGGCCGCCGCGGGCGTCGACGACTCGCTGGTGGGCCGGATCCGCCAGGATCCCGGCGTGCCGGACGGTCGCGGGCTGGCGCTGTTCGTCTCCGGAGACAATCTCCGAAAAGGTGCCGCGCTCAACACCATTCAGATTGCCGAGCTGCTGGCCGCACAGCTCTAG